aattattctactacgtctgtatgtgtttgcttatttttaatgttgttttaagctacttggatgtgcagcagccaaagccagcaccttgtaggccattttttttaaaaagtaacggaaatgtaactgtagtgattacttttgagaaaaattaaagtaatcagttactttcagagcaattgtaattgtaacagtaattactacttctgggggccatgtaactgtaactgtaatttattactttttaaaagtaatcttccaagctctgcttttaccactattgggcaagaaacaaaccataaagcaaacaacaaggtgcatcatcagtgggtttaagggggttgagctgagcaaatgcaaccactgctgttgcttctatggatgtaagggagtgaggttaaaggtaaatgaaatgcaaacagaaaatgaaaaagaaaatacagtgatgactccctaaatgcaatgccatactaaccacaacaagtttcctatgaataaggcagaaaacccagcatcccacaaccagtcaggattcctaaccaaaaaccaaaattaaaaaacgtctggcagccagtcagccaaggtcacagaaatccccatgcagcacaacctgcatttagttagtgcagaataatgtggatgattgctgacaagaataagaccctattagcacataatacctctgctctgaaatctgcactggttgctgatttgctaccaggccaagttcaaggtgtgctttccatgttacgagtgccacatagtacttgttctgctcttgtaagaaatcagtcctttagtgtggtagcaccaatgctttggaactccctgcctattgacattagcaggtgtcttcattgtactctttttggtacctgctaaaatgtttttgttaaagcaagcctacccaggcatgtagaagctattatgtctttatctatttttaactcattggttttattattttgaatattttaaatattttaaatacctgtcagtggtggcccccaaattatagaatgatctctgcctgacgaggtgcacctggcgccaacactgttatctttttggcaccaggtcaagactttcctcttctcccaggcattttagcatgtgttttaaattgtttttatattgttttaaattttaaaattgtgttttaaattgtttttaaaatgtgtgttttaaattgtgtatttgttttaatgtttttgattgctgtaaaccactcagagagcttcagctatggggcggtataaaagtgcaataaataaataaataaataactgtttttgccaataattttattgttttaattctttctgtaaactgctttgagatttttttacaataaagtagatgtaaatattgtaattaaaatacataaataaattttagagtcactgcggcccttgggtttctttccatgtttaggaacaaagaaatctgatTTATacctatatacttactcaattgattagattttcagaaaagcaggaaaaatcaagctttctgacttgcaaaggcctctagttactgccttgtgaatcacaaccctgacttcacttattggctacaaacctgaaagggcaggatgagAGCAGCCAGCcaagagctcatttaactgaagttccggggtggctgacattttggtgtatatctcaggaaccagagcacctagaaacttaatttttctttaagtgaaagctgagagtccagagattaaggtgactatCCCGGAGACCTGgggagcaccccaaaaatccagagtctccgggtgaCAACCCTAATTATGAAACACCCAATTCTCTAGTTAGTATAAAGGCCTACAAAACTCCAACTCTGCTGCTGCACATGAGACTCGGGGAAACCTGAactattaaaaaaatgaaacctcTATTTTCAAGAGGTTCAATTTGGACAACGTATGAGCATCACTGGAATTTTCTAAGCCCTAAAAACTCCACAAGAACAATGGAAGGTTGCATTAAGCAGGTGCCTTAACTGCATTGATTCTTTGagaaggaaaaataaaccaaaaatgtGCACCCAAAAGAAGGGAAAGCTGTAGTGGTGTGGCATTGgctagggaagggaagggaaggagggagggaatcaGTGCAGATGCAACTAAAGATGTTTTAGTTTTGGTAAGAtactaattttaattatttttaactaATAAGGTAACTTCAACAATTATCTTATTAGTGACTTATTAAATGGAGCATAAGACTTCATTTTTATAGTGCTCATAAAGAAGAGTCTCTGACCTGGAAAACATTGAGATAAATAAGATAGATTTAGATATTTATAAATACaccaaatattacaaaaatgcccTAAGTCTCCAGGGCATTCTTATCAAAAGCCCCTAGAACTTCTTCCCACTTAAGAAGTGGGGAGTAGCTAACAATAATTCTGGTATTTCTGCATTGACTAAGAACAGAAATTGTGAAGTTgacagaaagatgggaattgcgggaCACTGGATAATGGGTAGCTAGAAGGATCAGCAGGAACTGGTGTTTAATCTTGATAGGAGAACCAGCAGAGTACAGGGAAGAGAACCTACAGTGCCTGGTCACTTACATTTCTACTATAATTCTTTCCTACCTCTGATAAGCTTTCTTGTATATTCACAAAAGCTAAAAAAATTATACTCTCTAGATAAGACAGGAAAAATAATAAAGTTAATGAACCTAGTGAAACAATCTGGGGAGGTTTCAGCTGCATAGTTCAGCTGAACTTCATCTTGAAGCATGGTGCAGATCAGACAACAATTTGATTAAGATGTCAGGGAGATAAAAATTGAGAAAACAAGGCATGGCTATCGCACAATAAATGCTTAGTACGAAAGTACCTCATGTCTGATCTGAAGTAATCAGACCCTACTAgccttcctgcctcctcccctcaagCGAAAACAGCAAACatgtttatttttttgggggggggatattgaACTGGAAAATTTTCTGCTGCCCTAAATTGATTGAGATCTGATTTAGCATATTTATTTGACTTAGGCTtaggtacatttaaagcacccccccaagaatcatgggaactgtagtttgttaagggtgttgggaattttagctctatgaggggtacagttgtcaggattctttggaggtgctttaaatgtatggtgtgtacacagccttttatataacaaacagaacaaaacaataaGCCGTATATAAATAGATCAAAAGTTATATTCATACAAATTCAAAACTTTACTTAGAAATTATTGTATTGGACTACTTACAAGTATTTTATAAGACGTGACAGCTCAATAGCACACATTGCCTTTAGATTGTTTAGATGTTACGAAAACATGAGCAAAGTCACAACTGTTAACATGCTAATTTTAGTATGCCTGAAGAGTTCTGAACATAAGTATATGCTCTTCTTAGGTGTAGTCACCTAAAAAAATTAATCTTAACTTCTGATTTTAGATTTGACTGGTATTGTATCTGTTCTATTTGTGTAATTTGACTGGTATTGCATTCAGTCACTATATTGCTAATTACTTTTATGAAAATAATGACATCATAAGCCATCAATAAGCaaatggcagaggcaagatttaAACCAGACGCTTCCCAAGTGGTCATTAGCAACTACTATGCAACACAAGCTCTAACccaggggtgggatgggggacctgtgaaccttcagatgctgtggaactctagctcccatcagcataGCTGACAGTCAGAACtgagtgatgggagttgcagtctggcaacatctggaggactgcagctTGCAGCCCACAGATTAGATGCTCCTGCTGTAAACTACAAGGGAAAGTATGAAGGGAGAATTAGACAAAGATTagtcattttaatttatttgagTTTTATGTTTGTGTGATGGTAATCTTGCAGCAAGTAACAGAAAAGATTGTCCCTTCCCTTCCATGAACTGGGAAAATGATAACTTAGCTGAGGTCATGGTCTGACTTTACGCTACTCATGCAGGTAGGCTGTTTGTATGAgcagggtttgtttttgttttctgtgtgCTGGGTGGCCATCAATGCATTGTTGAAAACAGGAATTGAAATGTATTCAAGTTGTACTAAAATGGTTAACCACTTGTGGCAGCAGGGCCTTTGTTGCTTCAAGAAAAAGCTTTGTTTGATATGTATGAAATTGAATATAAATGTTAGGATGGGCTTTCAGAATCCTTTCAGTTTAGAAGCAGCATCTGATGAGGATGACATGTCCGTAACATCTTAGGGCAGGAGTACTCACAAGACCCCCATTAATTGCCTTTGAATTAAATTGCCTTTACGTATTACCTGGAATTCTAATTTACAGTCTGTAcggcattaaaaaaagaaagaaaataaaagtaaGATTTCCACCCTAGGAAAAGGTGACAACTGTCTGACTGTTTCTGGAGGATTTTTTTCAACTAAAATAATTCCTCATTCTGTTGTCATGCAATAGTAAATTGCCAGTCCTTCTAATGACCAGTGCTGTTTATTCCAAAAACAGTATGGCTTTTCAATTTATAATTCAAAAACCAGAGGGCACAACTTTCCTATGGTATAATTACACTGCTTGAAGTTGAGCCAAATTCACAGGATGAACATAAAAGCAACACCATCCCAAAGAAAACCAGTGGAAGGGATAGGATGGAGACTCTGCAAGTTGGCCAAAACCCATGCAAAATTATGTGGTGATGGTCCCCGAGCAATAAGGTCCACCGCCCCAAGAATCTCAATTTATACCCCTTTGAAGTAAGTCTCTGGTCCTTTTGGTTCCAGAGATCTCTCATAAAATGCTGTGACAAAAGGTTTTTAATAGTTGGAAACAAAAAGGGGCACACAGAAAAGCCAAGATTCACAGGATGCCATCCAGCGAAAACAAGGCCTATGTTAAGTGCATAGTTAATATGTTGAAGTAATAATAGGGCTCAGCATTTATATAccaatttcaaataaataaagggtAAGACATACATCTTCTTTTCAAGAACCCTGGAAGATAAGGCAATGTTGTTATCCCCATGTTGAGAGAATGATTTGTCTATGGCCACCTAGTAATTTCCTGGCAACAGCAAGATTTGAACAGGTAATTTTCTAATTTATAGCTCAGGCACTTAGTCATTATGCTTCACCAGCATGAATCATAAACACCTGACCTAACCTTTTCATGCAGATACTTTTACAGTATAATCCATGGATGAAGAACctatggctctctagatgttgctgtactacagctcccaccatccttgattgtgcatgctcactggggctgatgggagttattactatttttattatgctttattaaatttattagctgCTTGATACCTGAATGTCCTCAAGCGATTTACACAATGTTAAtagaaaagcaaataaaacatacataatactaaacaacaacacaacaatagcaatagcacccccatgtagccacaggaaggtttggcagcatattaaaacagcaTCTAGAATGGCATAGGCTTCTCTTTCCTGGAGTATGGAATTGAAGCATTGGTGTTTAAACCTTGGGAAACATAATGCTGTGCATGCATACACAATAGTAACTCCCAgtttgttcagtggggcttattcccaggcaagtgtgcataggactatgGCTGTAATTTTAATATCCCTGTTATGAGTTTCCTATCAGTTTCTGTGAACAGGACTATCGATGTCAGTTTCCCTTGAGGCAATACTTGGCTAAAGTTATGAACTTTATAGTGTTAATAGTCTGGATATTCTAGTGAAGTGTTTCCATGTGAACAACGCCCAGTACCAGCAGCTGGCAAGATAAAGCACTGGCTAAGGGTCTGAGGAGTTGGAAGGGTCCCTCACTAGCCCAACTGTCCTGCCGATATTTACTGCTGTTCCCACCAGGCCCAGTGGCAGATAGCGATGCTGGTTTGAAACAGGAGCTAAACTCAGCTTTCATCCATGATGGTTGTTTTTCAGTTACCAGAATGTAATGCCCTGGCCCATAGATCTATGGAATTTATTGATTTCATATGACTATAGTACATTGCATGGGCATTGCACTTTTGGTAACAAGATGGTGAGTGGCCACCATGGATGGGAGCTGAACTTAGCTCCCATTCAAAAGTGCTATGCCCGACCACCACTGAAGAATGTCCGGGGTCTGGTGAAGGGTGGTGAATGGCACTGCCACCACCAAACCAGTGGCAGAGAAAACATGTGGCTGCTACCCCTGCCACAGTCCTTTTTCAGAGGTTGTTGGAGGGCCATCATCAGCACTGTGGCAAGGGCTTTCAAACAAACTTTGATCAAAGGCAACAATAGACACCATTTCATCATATATAGATCAAGTATTTCCATCCTATGCTTGTCTTCATTAATTACTCACTGCAATACACACATTCTTTTTCAATGACTTTATTTTTCTAAAATGACCCCAGTTTCACCAAAAATGTATCCAACCAGTATACCACATAGAATCTGATTCAGTATACTGATTGCATCCCTACATCCTGGACAATGATAGTGACAAGAGGAAGAACACCTTTCAGAGTAGCATGCAGCCATTTCTTGACAATCCAAAGTGGCATGAGAAACAGAGCTTGAGAAATGTATGGCCAGAAGGCCACCTTGACCAGCCCCCTGCACTATGGAGGACTGAACTGTCTATATATCAAGCCTCCTTCAACAAATAAGCCAAGTAATACATTCTGTGAAATAAATCCAGACGGGTCAAGCAACAGTCCTTGGAACTGGATTCACAAAGGCAACCTCATGCCTGAAACATACTTAGCACTGTACATGTACCTACATGGCCTACAAAAACAGAGAGGCCACATTTTAAATGGCAGATTCTGTTTAGTAGAAATAATGTCTTAATTTGTTTTTGGCCCTGTCCTCCTTCCCCCAACAAACATGATACTGGTTGAAAATATTATTACCGTATCAAGCAGTGGTAACATGCAGGAGTAATAGATGGATAGACCTTGGCTGTGTGAGCAGAATTCATGGGCTATGTGTGGCTGCTTTACACTGATGTACACTTCAGCATATAACTGTATTATTAAGTTAGATAATCACACAAGCCTGTTACATTTCCATGGTTTATCCATTTTTGCCACTTTTATGCTGCCTAGTTTTGTTGCTAGTTTCTGTTGCTCAATTGTCCGCCTGTcagctcctccagatgttgctggactacatctcccaacatccctgaccattggccatgctggctggggctgatgggaattagagttcaacaacatctggagggccataggttccccatccttgtattAGACTATGCACTCAACACTTTCTGAGGCAACTTTTACCGCTGGCCAGCTGGTTGGTAAAGACCTTGTTGCTTTTATAATTTACACCATTTGATGTTCAAGACCTGAATATGTGGAGGGGAAATGAGTAATGGGGAATGTGGTGCAGGTTTTGGGCAAATACTCAGAACTAATGACTCATCCAATCTATTAATGGAGGAATACAAGGTGTGAAATGACAGACTTCGTCCACAGCCAGGGAAGCATCTAAAATACTTCGGTTTGAGCTTACATTTAAAATTATGCTGAATGGGAGTGAAAGGGAAGAAAAACTTCGACCACTGGTGCTTACAGCTTTAATTATACCAGGTTTAGTATTgtcaagaatgtttctgaatatTAGCTGTGATGAGGTACAGACAGTGGAGATAAATACCTTCAAAATCCCAGAGGAGCTAGCTACAGAAAGCACACAGCAGCCTGAAAACAGCCATAGATTATGAAGAaggttgtgtggataaaataacCTAGGATTCCTTTGTAGTGGTAAAAAAAAGTATTGATTCAGAATAGTAACCCTAAACCAACAAATTCTGAAGCCCCATGCAATGTGCGTCCTTGAGTGTATAATGGAAAGAGATCCAGGACTGCATGCACTGTCTGGCCCCACTTCTGTGTTTCACACATTTAAGATTCCATTTGCACAGGATCCTACACCTAATACATAACACATGGAGGATTCTTACACATAGCCTATACTCTGCAGAAATGGAGGGGACAGATCACACGAAAGAGAAACCTACTGATGTAGGCTGTGCAAGCATGATCCCCCCCTGTGTTCATTTCTACCTGCAAAGATTGCCTCCATAGGGTTTTAGATATCTCTGATTATATAAAGGGGGGCGGGGAAGATTTCTGTGCTCTCTCTGATCCTTCAGTTTTCTCTTTGTGCCATGGCAGTGATCACTGTAATTGATCAGACTCAAGCATACTATTAGAAAGTCTGGTAGTTAGATTGTAAtcctgtgggttgtatccaacactactGGGGCAGCAGCAAAACAGCCTTCTGCTTGTACAACATTACTTTCCCTCTCTCCACTGTGCACTCTTAAAATCTTCTCCAAGGGGTTGGAGGACCCCCATACaggatggagagagggaggggcgaGGTGGCACAGGCCCACCACAGCATCCACTACTGGTAGATATTAACTGCCTACGAGcagcatattttttaaataaataaatatacataactACAACACTAAAAATAAAATGCTCTGTGTTTACTAAGGCCATGTCCTATCTTCTTCATGATACATGACACATTGTATCACATCAGATCAAATTGCCAAAATCCAAATTACGAAGAATAATTAACAGAGGTAGTATCATGAAAATAACTATAGTATTAACCAAAAAATAGATTATTCAATAGCGTTAGAAAGTATTACTTCATGTATTAGATAGATCActctgaaaaacaaacaaaacaaaagaacagaaaaaaaaacaagaaatggaaaTTGTCCTCCATAACATCCAAGTAGATCTTACTGTTGTTCATAAAGTAAAAATTTCATGATAGGGTCTGGGACTGGAAGAGTGTGTATCAGCTGCAGGCGGCATTTACCAAGCGCCCTCAGTACTGCCACGCGGCACAAAGACATCAAACTTCTAGGGCAGCCTGTAATGAAACACAGAAGAAACAGGTAACAAGAGAAAATAAACTAACTATCACATCTGCTGGTCCAACAAATACCCATGTCCAGTTAAGACCTCTAGGCTGCCTATAGGATTGCACTCAGTTCTAAGCAGAACTAAGCAGGGAATTTCAGAACTAAGCAGGAAGGGACTGGATggaatgagaccctgtcagcatattgcacctctgctcagagatctgctcTAGCTACCAATTttctattagtatataaagccctcaacaacttgggaccagtttacttgaaagATTGCCTCACACCATATGGGCCCACTCAACCGCTTCAATCcacagaactggcacttttacaagtgccacataatgttaatcctgcacttgcaagaaatcaATTTTTcattgtggcagcacctactctttggaactccatgcccattgatattaggcatgTACCTTCACTATATTATTTAAGATACCTGCTaaaaaacttttctgtttcaacaagctttACCAGGCATATAATTTTTACTTGCAGTTTtgatatgtaattttattatatacaattgttttaaaatgattaATTTTACTTGTATATAATTGTTTATGTTAACTTGTTTTTACCTTTCTACTTTTGtcagtatttttaatgaatattttagatttttatttgtaaaccacttaggggTTTTCTGTCAAGTAAGAGGTATATTattttgtcaaataaataaatagaaatatagCACTTCTCAatagatttatttctgagtagacatgcacagtctGATcccctgcatgtttactcaggcatAAAACCCAATGAGTACAATAAAGACGACCTCCAAGTAGcaatggaagaatctgtccatttctgttctctccgtttctcattttcccatgcttaattcagttctccacatttctgcagcaatttgtgactttttgaaaaaaaatcctcatgaaaattcttcagtattttaatgcaattttctcTCAATAAACACATCTTGGATGCAGTTTCGactgatgtatacatttttgcaagcaatttattgtaacataatgcattttatatgttattttcacattcaTTGTTATGCATACTTTttgttaatatatgcattttctaatgtgtgcattttgaaaaaacctggggaactgcattgccaaattcagaGAGGTGTTAACTTTgaggtgtgttttggttctcatatcgtttcagaatgtgcagatttggtagatttgcctttaaatgcaaactgaattgaatttcctccccatccctacctccaaGTAAAGGGTGCACAGCATTGCAGCCTGTACCTACTTTTCCCCTGCCACTGAGTAATTAGATCTGATTCTACCTACATAATCTACTTTCCCTCTGCTTCATCTGTACTGTCTTACTATGTCTActcatgttaattttaattaggAACAATCACACATCCTGGTAGAAATGGCCAACCCAAGAGGTGGGAGTGGGGATGCGGAGTGGGGAGAAGTgcatgttgggctggtgaccagtaggcattactgtctctagtagttttccatgaagcctgcaagtgtgaagacgtaactgtggttaagggagagttatgtctatgccctgtctgggaacagactgccagggccgttgctatggtagccatctgatagcgactgggaaagttctaacagagtctgtgtgttgctttctcttctgaattatgcctctgagctgagaggctgtcttttgtgtttatctatggagagagatgtaccagaaggggggtgactgaagaatctctacatgtatttactcttaagcctctggccttaatgtctttcaataaagactcttaacatgctctgaagaagtttcttgctcaacttaactccaacgtaatgtatgctgtttcacacaacaacgcacacatgccaacagtgCATGCATTTATGCcaacaaaaggggggaaagtatgTGTAACTCTTTGAGTTGCAGTTCCTCTGTTGCTAGCTAACATCAAGATGTGAAAGGTCTTAAATACTTAACAGCTTTAAGCCTTTAGCAATTAATTGATATAATTAATCATGTGGTCtcctaatctgtttttaattggaGCGGTCTGATGAGAAGCAGAATTAAGTGCATGTAGTGTATATGTTCACTAAAAATGGTTAAATTTGTTTTCAAACTAACAGACTGGATTGCCTGTGTTGCTTCCTGAATTGGTGATAAAGTAGATGTGATAAAGTAAattcaatccagataagacagaatgAATGATAGTGGGGAATTCAGTGAATTGGTTGGCTGGTGGGGATTTGCCTTTTCTGGACAGGATTGTGTTCCCCTATAAACAGCAGGTTGCTGATGTTGGGCTTGTGGCccagagtgccttttatcagctttagcTGATACTTCACTTATGCTGCAACAGGATGATagagactactgtaatgtggctGTTGAAGACCATTTGGCAACTTCAGCTTGTATACAATGTGGTGGTACAGGTGTGAAAGAATATTCACATATATCCTGTTTTGAAGTGTCTGCAGCAAGGTGCCAAATGGCTTCCAGGCTCAACTTAAAGTGCTAGTTGTTAGTTTGTAAAGACTAAGACAGGTTTTAGGGTTTTTTAGaaattatttgttgcatttatactcCCTATTGCTTATAACATTATATGGCTTTGTTATTATGTAGCGTTTTGCTCTGGGTATTTTACTAGAAGAGCAGGTTATAAATAAGCGTATTGGTATTGAATCCTGATTatctcaggcagagcttggaaaagttacttttttgaactacaactcccatcacccccagccagcctggccactggattgggctgatgggagttgttgttcaaaaaagtaacttttccaagctctgattctcagGGAACATCTTCTGTATATTTTGCAGCACTGATGAGGTCCTGCTCTGAATTCCATCTAATGAGGAGCCTAGATTAGCTTCCACTAGGAGCAGGGCCTTAGCTGTAGGAGCACAACATGATCCCTTTGATTTCCTCTCTGCTAACTTTCTGAAAATGggcaaaaatgtttttgttttggatgACCTTTGAAAGGTGATTGCTTACTTAGTATAATTACTTACTGAGTTTTGTTGTGGtgctgtttttttttgtttttactgttttatttaaattattttatggATATTTTCTTGGTTTTTAGTTTGTGAACTGCTTTTAAAATTAACATGAAAAACTGTATATAAATATAGTatgtaaatgatttttttaaaatgaaaaataccTTCCTTAAACTCTCACACTGAGATTCCATTTAATTTTCAAATTATATATTAGAAAACATTTTCTAATTTTCATCTGTTAAAAATCCAAGAAAATTAAACTAAGAAAACTTAAATCAACTGACAACCCTAATACATGTACATTCAATTTGCTACACACTCCTCCAGGACTAAAAATGAACACCAAAACAACTCTTTCACTCACTCCTGGCTTCTTTGAACACCTGCATGGCTTCTGGGTTCACTTTGATCCTCCCTGTAGCTTCTTCTCCCAGAGTCTCCCATTTCACCAGGTTCAGGTTAGCACCAAAGTCAATCAAGAGGTTGACAAAGGCCACATCGCAACCATGTCTCAAGACTGCATCCATGACACACACAGCAGAGCCCCTGGAGAAGCCTTGTATGTTTACAGGCCCACAGGAGTTAAAATCTGGGTTGGCTCCTGCTTGCAGAAGCAGCCTGAAGCACGGCAGGTTGTGATAGGCTGCACTAATGTACAAAGGGCAGACCACCAGTGATGTGAGTGGCCGGGAAGATGGGCTAGGgattcctgatgtccagtggtGATTAACATCCACGTCAGCACCATACCTGAGGACAGAAAACAAAATTCATTTGGAAAGACTGTTGTAGCCCTGCTTTAGTTTTGTCCTTTTGTGGAAGGGagggttgctaggcaactgaaaAAAAATCCAACTTCAACCACTTTCAAGTTCTAACAACCCTCACATGTGTTTAAATCTTGCCTTGTATAAAGGCTAGGTTGAAGCTCTGTGTGGCTGTGTGCCTTAGAAGTGCTACAGGAAAGACAGGAGGACCCTAGCAGCACCGTCATCTGTCCTGGTTGTATTTCATGCCTCTTGGACCAAGAGGGACAGGAATAAAGCATATGAAGCCTAGCAGACATTTCCCATCCGCCATCAGATTGTGCATCCCTTGGATTAGGTGCAATTGTCAGACAATAGATAAGGGCTGGACTTCTCTTCAGCAGTCCAAGCACCTTACCCTGTCTGTTTCTTGCTGCACTTTAGGCTCCTGTATCTCTCCCTTCAGTTTTGGAAGGTACAAATTGGTACGAGCCTCACGATGGGGCACAGAGGCTTTGGTGAGTCCCTCTCTACGGGTTGCACCGATTAAATGTGTTTTTCACTGTGTGCAGGTATAGATAAGAACatggcttttgtgtgtgtgtgacagcatTCACCTGTACGGagaaccagcacctcttttttactGTCCATGTCAGCCATTGTGctgccacccacagcacttttatcgaTATATGAGGCTCCTAatgttttaccaaaaaagcattgtgtgtgtgtgtatccatgtCTATAAAACCACACACATTTATATGTTCCCTCTAGTGCTACTAAAAGTCAGCTTGCTAGTTGCTCGGATAGCTTTTACATGGAAAGATGGAAACAGAGAGTCCTCATCAATCAGAATATAAACTAAAAATGCCAAGACCCTAGAGATGAGCTAGTGGGAAAGAATTATGCCGCCCTCTATGGGAAAAATGGAAAATAAGCTTGGATGTAACACTCCCCACTGAAACAAACAAGCTGCATATACTCTCCTAAGTGTTTTGGGAAGCATAATATTGAGAGGGTTGTC
This DNA window, taken from Rhineura floridana isolate rRhiFlo1 chromosome 2, rRhiFlo1.hap2, whole genome shotgun sequence, encodes the following:
- the ASB1 gene encoding ankyrin repeat and SOCS box protein 1 isoform X2, which translates into the protein MADASNPDSQDAGTDVPEHEARESLAAQTPGNGHGIRLSAMSGNAGRNLKEWLKEQFCDHPIEHCADTRLHDAAYVGDLQTIRNLLEEESFQRYGADVDVNHHWTSGIPSPSSRPLTSLVVCPLYISAAYHNLPCFRLLLQAGANPDFNSCGPVNIQGFSRGSAVCVMDAVLRHGCDVAFVNLLIDFGANLNLVKWETLGEEATGRIKVNPEAMQVFKEARSCPRSLMSLCRVAVLRALGKCRLQLIHTLPVPDPIMKFLLYEQQDPQGTTEGVIYLIFIYLFIVFIYRPIARSSLGGLQQL